A stretch of Lepidochelys kempii isolate rLepKem1 chromosome 14, rLepKem1.hap2, whole genome shotgun sequence DNA encodes these proteins:
- the LOC140897579 gene encoding killer cell lectin-like receptor subfamily B member 1B allele B, with protein sequence MRQLLDSPSSCSLSSFSALAMAGEIVYADLNIPGAFSTSQSLHPSQHPNSALCPRWHRIALCLGWAGNIILAVAVIVFGVWGQTRGQRTTNGTECNSSLKDSQSCSKQSLYPKPDNNLTEGCECKLCPPDWLPHKNKCYWVSKESKMWNESHVDCSAKSSQMLVIQDKEEMEYILSIPQLNLVWLGLSVTSPGRKWTWVDGSTFDETLFQLTGVAERESCVMIKGNRAFLETCLALAQWICEKAALK encoded by the exons ATGAGGCAACTCTTAGACAGTCCGTCTTCTTGTAGCCTCTCATCTTTCTCTGCACTTGCCATGGCTGGAGAAATAGTATATGCAGATTTAAACATTCCTGGAGCTTTTTCCACTTCACAGTCACTGCATCCATCTCAGCATCCCA ATAGCGCTCTGTGCCCGCGCTGGCATAGGATTGCTCTCTGCCTCGGATGGGCCGGGAACATCATCCTGGCGGTAGCTGTGATTGTGTTTGGTGTTTGGG GACAGACCAGAGGACAGAGAACAACAAATGGAACTGAATGTAATTCCAGCCTGAAGGATTCCCAGTCCTGCTCGAAACAAAGTTTGTATCCAAAGCCAGACAACAACTTAACAG AGGGCTGTGAGTGCAAACTGTGCCCCCCTGACTGGCTGCCGCACAAGAACAAGTGCTATTGGGTCTCTAAAGAAAGTAAAATGTGGAATGAGAGTCATGTGGACTGCTCAGCGAAGAGCTCTCAAATGCTCGTGATCCAAGACAAGGAGGAGATG GAGTATATACTGAGTATTCCACAATTGAACCTGGTTTGGCTTGGACTCAGTGTTACATCCCCAGGGAGGAAATGGACCTGGGTGGACGGCTCCACGTTCGATGAAACACT GTTCCAGCTAACAGGAGTGGCTGAAAGGGAGAGCTGTGTGATGATCAAAGGGAACCGTGCTTTTCTGGAAACCTGCCTGGCTTTAGCTCAATGGATTTGTGAGAAAGCTGCCCTGAAATAA